Proteins from a genomic interval of Mesobacillus sp. S13:
- a CDS encoding DUF4097 domain-containing protein translates to MMKEERKRILKLVEEGKMTVEEALFLIEQMEQGNAQSQSTALSTNVKVDESKKDEFKKEDYTTYKFNTVKDKVLDFVDSAFKKIKDFDLDLNFGQSIDITHIFQQGDAYLNQVDIDMANGSVKVVPWEQKDVRIECSAKVYRVENQDEARRKFLEDAIFTIENQKLRFSVQQKWMKVDAVVHIPKEEYETVRIRLFNGSIEGENLAIKDFRAKTANGKVLLGNLECGKLETETANGQINVSRSAIKELEAETINGAIKADGFFDQVDLQSFNGNVTCTVKNQDCESVEVKATTGSIDVFLPEKTPASGELKSNLGGFTIELDGIQVVEEKSDMVQKNLRFKPADSGQKAVRLYADTKTGSIAVKKLIQ, encoded by the coding sequence ATGATGAAGGAAGAACGTAAACGGATTCTCAAGTTAGTTGAGGAAGGGAAAATGACAGTTGAGGAAGCTTTATTCCTGATTGAGCAAATGGAACAGGGGAACGCACAAAGCCAATCAACGGCACTATCTACCAATGTAAAGGTTGATGAAAGCAAGAAGGATGAGTTCAAGAAGGAAGACTACACTACTTATAAATTCAATACGGTGAAAGACAAAGTGCTCGACTTTGTCGATTCAGCATTCAAAAAAATAAAAGACTTCGATTTGGATCTTAATTTCGGCCAGTCTATCGATATCACGCATATTTTTCAGCAGGGCGATGCCTATCTGAATCAGGTGGATATTGATATGGCAAATGGATCTGTAAAGGTTGTGCCATGGGAGCAAAAAGATGTGCGCATCGAGTGCAGCGCAAAAGTGTACCGAGTGGAAAACCAGGATGAGGCGCGCAGGAAGTTTTTAGAGGACGCGATTTTCACGATTGAAAACCAGAAGCTCCGTTTCTCGGTCCAGCAGAAGTGGATGAAGGTTGATGCAGTCGTCCATATCCCAAAAGAAGAGTATGAAACTGTTCGAATTCGTTTGTTTAATGGATCCATCGAAGGTGAAAACTTAGCAATAAAGGATTTTCGCGCAAAAACTGCGAACGGAAAAGTTTTGCTTGGCAATCTTGAGTGCGGCAAGCTCGAGACAGAGACAGCAAATGGACAAATCAACGTATCCAGAAGCGCAATTAAAGAGCTTGAAGCTGAAACGATCAATGGCGCGATCAAGGCAGATGGCTTTTTTGACCAAGTTGATCTTCAATCTTTCAATGGCAATGTCACATGTACGGTGAAAAACCAGGATTGCGAAAGCGTGGAAGTGAAGGCGACTACCGGAAGCATCGATGTATTCTTGCCAGAGAAAACGCCAGCCAGCGGGGAGTTGAAATCAAATCTTGGCGGTTTTACAATTGAACTCGACGGCATTCAAGTCGTTGAGGAGAAAAGCGATATGGTCCAGAAGAACCTGCGTTTCAAGCCTGCCGACAGTGGACAGAAAGCTGTCAGGCTCTATGCGGATACAAAAACCGGCTCCATCGCAGTGAAGAAATTAATTCAATAG
- the uvrA gene encoding excinuclease ABC subunit UvrA, translating into MAMDKLIVKGARAHNLKNIDVTIPRDKLVVLTGLSGSGKSSLAFDTIYAEGQRRYVESLSAYARQFLGQMDKPDVDSIEGLSPAISIDQKTTSRNPRSTVGTVTEIYDYLRLLFARVGRPTCPVHNIEISSQTIEQMVDRVLEYPERTKLQILAPLVSGRKGTHAKVLEDVKKQGYVRVRIDGEMHDLGDEIELEKNKKHSIEVVIDRIVVKEGIAARLADSMEAALKLGEGNVLIDVIGEEELMFSENHACPICGFSIGELEPRMFSFNSPFGACPECDGLGAKLEVDVDLVVPNKELTLKQHAIAPWEPTSSQYYPQLLEAVCNHYGIDMDVPVKDLPDHEMDKILYGSDKDRIYFRYENDWGQVRENYIVFEGVLKNIERRYKETGSDYIREQMEKYMGEHACPTCKGYRLKRETLAVLVDGRHIGEVTALSVEDAHQFFQNLELSEKEMKIANMIFREITERLGFLINVGLDYLTMSRSAGTLSGGEAQRIRLATQIGSRLTGVLYILDEPSIGLHQRDNDRLIDTLKNMRDIGNTLIVVEHDEDTMLAADHLIDIGPGAGVHGGEIISQGTPAEVMDDPSSLTGKYLSGKKFIPLPIERRKPDGRYIEIKGAKENNLKNVSVKFPLGTFMAVTGVSGSGKSTLINEILHKSLAMQLHRAKSKPGEFREIKGVEHLDKVIDIDQSPIGRTPRSNPATYTGVFDDIRDVFATTNEAKVRGYKKGRFSFNVKGGRCEACRGDGIIKIEMHFLPDVYVPCEVCHGKRYNRETLEVKYKGKNISDILDMTVEAAVEFFANIPKIARKLQTIYDVGLGYITLGQPATTLSGGEAQRVKLASELHRRSTGRSLYILDEPTTGLHVDDISRLLVVLQRLVENGDTVLVIEHNLDVIKAADYIVDLGPEGGDRGGTILATGTPEKIAEVEESYTGRYLKPILERDRLRMKEQIEEKEKSTSNA; encoded by the coding sequence ATGGCTATGGATAAACTGATTGTCAAAGGCGCCAGGGCCCATAATTTGAAAAATATAGATGTCACCATTCCGAGAGACAAGCTTGTTGTACTGACAGGACTTTCCGGTTCAGGAAAGTCCTCGCTTGCATTCGATACCATCTATGCTGAAGGACAGCGCCGCTATGTGGAATCTTTGTCTGCCTACGCGCGCCAGTTCCTGGGCCAAATGGACAAGCCGGATGTTGACTCGATCGAAGGATTATCCCCCGCGATTTCCATCGACCAGAAAACAACAAGCCGTAATCCGCGTTCGACAGTTGGAACGGTCACAGAGATATATGATTATTTACGATTGTTATTTGCAAGGGTGGGAAGACCAACCTGTCCTGTGCATAATATAGAAATCTCTTCCCAAACTATCGAGCAGATGGTCGACCGTGTGCTTGAATATCCGGAGAGAACGAAGCTGCAAATCCTGGCTCCGCTTGTTTCCGGGAGGAAGGGCACACACGCCAAAGTTCTTGAGGATGTGAAAAAACAAGGCTATGTCCGTGTCAGGATTGACGGAGAGATGCATGATTTGGGCGATGAAATCGAACTGGAGAAAAACAAGAAACATTCGATTGAAGTCGTCATCGACCGGATTGTCGTCAAGGAAGGCATTGCTGCACGTCTGGCGGACTCTATGGAAGCTGCGCTTAAGCTAGGCGAAGGAAATGTTCTCATCGACGTAATCGGAGAAGAAGAGCTGATGTTCAGCGAGAACCATGCCTGTCCGATCTGCGGATTTTCAATCGGCGAGCTGGAGCCACGCATGTTCTCATTCAACAGTCCGTTTGGCGCCTGTCCTGAATGTGACGGTCTTGGTGCAAAACTCGAAGTCGACGTTGATTTGGTCGTCCCAAACAAGGAGCTAACATTGAAGCAGCATGCGATCGCTCCGTGGGAACCAACAAGTTCTCAGTATTATCCGCAGCTGCTTGAAGCAGTCTGCAATCATTATGGCATTGATATGGATGTACCAGTGAAAGACCTGCCTGACCATGAGATGGACAAGATTCTTTATGGCTCAGATAAGGATCGTATCTATTTCCGCTATGAAAATGACTGGGGCCAGGTCCGTGAGAACTATATTGTTTTTGAAGGCGTGTTGAAAAATATCGAGCGCCGCTATAAGGAAACAGGCTCTGATTATATCCGTGAACAGATGGAAAAGTATATGGGCGAGCATGCCTGCCCGACTTGTAAAGGGTACAGGCTGAAGCGTGAAACGCTGGCTGTTCTTGTGGACGGCCGCCATATCGGTGAAGTAACCGCGTTATCGGTTGAAGATGCCCATCAATTTTTCCAGAACCTTGAGCTTTCAGAAAAAGAAATGAAGATTGCTAATATGATTTTTCGCGAGATTACGGAACGTCTTGGCTTCCTGATCAATGTCGGATTGGATTACCTCACAATGAGCCGTTCTGCTGGGACTCTTTCAGGAGGGGAAGCCCAGCGTATCAGACTTGCAACCCAGATTGGCTCTCGTCTCACAGGTGTCCTGTATATTCTTGATGAGCCTTCCATCGGTTTGCATCAGCGCGACAATGACAGACTGATCGATACGCTGAAAAACATGCGCGATATCGGCAATACGCTGATTGTCGTCGAGCACGATGAAGACACGATGCTCGCAGCGGACCATCTGATCGATATCGGTCCTGGAGCGGGTGTCCATGGCGGTGAAATCATTTCGCAGGGAACGCCTGCAGAAGTCATGGATGATCCAAGTTCACTGACAGGGAAGTACCTTTCTGGTAAAAAGTTCATCCCGCTGCCGATTGAGCGCCGTAAACCAGATGGCCGCTATATCGAAATCAAGGGTGCAAAGGAAAACAACCTGAAAAACGTCAGCGTGAAGTTCCCGCTTGGAACCTTCATGGCCGTGACAGGCGTTTCCGGTTCCGGTAAAAGTACGCTAATCAATGAAATCCTGCACAAATCGCTGGCAATGCAGCTGCACCGAGCAAAAAGCAAACCAGGCGAATTCAGGGAAATCAAAGGTGTTGAGCATCTCGATAAGGTCATCGATATTGACCAATCGCCAATCGGCCGGACACCAAGGTCGAACCCGGCTACCTACACCGGCGTGTTCGATGATATCCGTGATGTGTTTGCAACAACGAATGAAGCGAAGGTCCGCGGCTATAAAAAAGGCCGTTTCAGCTTCAATGTAAAAGGCGGACGCTGTGAAGCCTGCCGAGGCGATGGCATCATCAAGATCGAAATGCACTTCCTTCCAGACGTTTACGTGCCATGTGAAGTCTGCCACGGCAAACGATACAACCGCGAGACATTGGAAGTGAAGTATAAAGGGAAGAATATTTCCGATATCCTTGATATGACCGTTGAAGCAGCGGTTGAATTCTTCGCGAACATTCCGAAGATCGCCCGCAAACTGCAGACGATATATGATGTCGGACTAGGCTATATCACTCTCGGCCAGCCGGCGACGACTCTTTCCGGAGGGGAAGCGCAGCGCGTCAAGTTGGCTTCTGAGCTTCATCGCCGTTCCACCGGCCGTTCGCTGTATATCCTGGATGAGCCAACAACAGGCTTGCATGTCGATGACATTTCCCGCCTGCTTGTTGTCCTCCAGCGTCTTGTCGAAAATGGCGACACGGTGCTTGTGATCGAGCACAACCTCGATGTCATTAAAGCTGCGGACTATATTGTCGACCTCGGACCTGAAGGAGGAGACCGCGGCGGTACAATCCTTGCCACCGGAACACCAGAAAAGATTGCCGAAGTGGAAGAATCCTATACCGGCAGATACCTCAAACCTATTCTGGAACGCGACAGGCTGAGGATGAAAGAGCAAATTGAGGAAAAAGAAAAAAGCACAAGCAATGCATAA
- a CDS encoding DUF4870 domain-containing protein yields the protein MDTKRILSALCYFSVMFAGILFPLVAYLASEDEDVKFHAKKALLSHLIPLIPLPLIVVAALIDFTGGTGEFPVFMFSSAILMVILGLIVLIWNLVKGIKVLNIN from the coding sequence ATGGATACGAAAAGGATTCTGTCTGCTTTGTGCTATTTCAGTGTTATGTTTGCCGGGATATTGTTTCCGCTCGTTGCTTATTTGGCATCCGAGGATGAGGATGTAAAGTTTCATGCGAAGAAGGCATTGCTATCGCATCTCATTCCATTGATCCCGCTGCCGCTTATTGTGGTAGCAGCCTTAATCGATTTTACAGGAGGGACAGGGGAATTCCCTGTGTTCATGTTCAGCAGCGCTATTTTAATGGTCATACTGGGTCTGATCGTGTTGATCTGGAATCTGGTCAAAGGGATAAAAGTGCTTAATATAAATTGA
- a CDS encoding phage holin family protein: protein MRWLLGIVINAVLFMALAGYFEDAIYLSGFGAALGASFILSILNVLVKPILILLTLPVTVLSLGLFLFVINAITLMLTDSLMGSSFEISSFGMALLTAIIMSIANLIIQNTFLSKSKE from the coding sequence ATGAGATGGCTGTTAGGAATTGTCATTAACGCTGTTCTCTTTATGGCTCTTGCTGGCTACTTCGAGGATGCCATTTATCTTTCAGGATTTGGTGCCGCTTTGGGAGCAAGCTTCATTCTATCGATCCTGAATGTACTTGTTAAGCCAATCTTGATTCTGCTGACGCTCCCTGTGACAGTGCTCAGCCTAGGGCTTTTCTTGTTTGTCATCAATGCCATCACGCTGATGCTGACGGATAGTTTGATGGGAAGCTCCTTCGAAATTTCCAGCTTTGGCATGGCGCTGCTCACGGCCATAATTATGTCGATTGCAAACCTGATTATCCAGAATACGTTCTTAAGTAAATCAAAAGAGTAG
- a CDS encoding CsbA family protein, translating to MVLKYLSALLLPGFMVVFFTRVAYNHILALVLTVTLIAASVYKGYTDSFLLIVVDAFSLTLGFFLANQMMKRNKKQS from the coding sequence TTGGTGCTGAAATATTTGTCCGCACTGTTGCTGCCTGGTTTCATGGTTGTTTTTTTTACCAGGGTTGCCTATAATCACATCCTTGCGCTTGTGTTAACGGTCACTTTGATTGCGGCTTCTGTTTATAAAGGGTACACAGATTCTTTTCTGCTGATTGTCGTCGATGCTTTTTCTTTGACGTTAGGCTTTTTTCTGGCGAACCAGATGATGAAGCGCAACAAAAAGCAGTCATAA
- a CDS encoding PspC domain-containing protein has protein sequence MKLTRSRKNRMLAGVLGGMAESFGMSAALIRILFVILTFSTAFFPMAMIYLVLVFVLPNKEGY, from the coding sequence ATGAAATTAACCCGCTCACGGAAAAATCGAATGCTGGCAGGGGTGCTCGGAGGCATGGCTGAGTCCTTTGGGATGAGTGCGGCACTCATACGGATATTATTTGTAATCTTGACATTCAGTACTGCGTTTTTTCCAATGGCTATGATCTATCTTGTGCTAGTGTTCGTATTGCCAAACAAGGAAGGTTATTAA
- the uvrB gene encoding excinuclease ABC subunit UvrB → MKDQFELVSKYSPQGDQPAAIKELVQGIRDNKKHQTLLGATGTGKTFTISNVIKEVNKPTLVIAHNKTLAGQLYSEFKEFFPNNAVEYFVSYYDYYQPEAYVPQTDTFIEKDASINDEIDKLRHSATSSLFERKDVIIIASVSCIYGLGNPDEYRDMVVSLRTGMEIERNKLLHKLVDIQYERNDIDFKRGTFRVRGDVVEIFPASRDEHCMRVEFFGDEIDRIREVDALTGEIIGERDHVAIFPASHFVTREEKMRVAIENIEKELEERLEVLRAEEKLLEAQRLEQRTRYDLEMMREMGFCSGIENYSRHLTLRPAGATPYTLLDYFPDDFMIVVDESHVTLPQIRGMFNGDQARKQVLVDHGFRLPSAMDNRPLTFAEFEKHVKQAVFVSATPGPYELEHTPEMVQQIIRPTGLLDPTIDVRPIEGQIDDLIGEIQERTKRNERVLVTTLTKKMSEDLTDYLKEIGIKVQYLHSEVKTLERIEIIRELRLGKYDVLIGINLLREGLDIPEVSLVTILDADKEGFLRSERSLIQTIGRAARNSNGHVIMYADKMTDSMEKAISETKRRRAIQEEYNEKHGITPQTIQKAIRDVIRATIAAEEQEEYSPAEGLKKLTKKDREQVILNMEKEMKEAAKALNFERAAELRDLILELKAEG, encoded by the coding sequence GTGAAGGACCAATTTGAATTAGTCTCGAAGTATTCTCCGCAGGGAGACCAGCCTGCCGCCATTAAAGAACTGGTGCAGGGAATCCGCGATAACAAGAAGCACCAGACGTTGCTTGGCGCGACAGGAACGGGCAAGACATTCACGATTTCCAATGTGATCAAGGAAGTGAACAAGCCGACGCTTGTCATTGCCCACAACAAGACATTGGCCGGGCAGCTATACAGCGAGTTCAAGGAATTTTTCCCGAACAATGCGGTTGAGTATTTCGTCAGTTACTATGATTATTATCAGCCAGAGGCATATGTGCCCCAGACGGATACATTCATTGAGAAGGATGCGAGCATCAATGATGAGATTGACAAGCTGCGTCACTCTGCTACATCTTCTTTATTTGAGCGTAAAGATGTCATCATCATTGCCAGTGTATCCTGTATATACGGCCTCGGTAATCCAGATGAATACCGTGACATGGTCGTGTCACTCCGGACAGGGATGGAAATTGAGCGGAACAAGCTGCTCCACAAGCTGGTCGATATCCAGTATGAACGCAATGACATTGACTTCAAGCGCGGGACGTTCCGAGTCCGTGGCGATGTTGTCGAGATCTTTCCGGCATCCCGTGATGAACACTGCATGAGGGTCGAGTTTTTTGGGGATGAGATTGACCGGATTCGCGAGGTCGATGCGCTGACTGGCGAGATCATTGGTGAACGTGATCATGTAGCGATTTTCCCGGCGTCCCACTTCGTTACACGTGAAGAAAAAATGCGGGTTGCGATTGAGAATATCGAAAAGGAATTGGAAGAACGCCTGGAGGTACTTCGTGCCGAGGAAAAACTTCTTGAGGCGCAAAGGCTCGAGCAGCGGACAAGATATGATCTTGAGATGATGCGTGAGATGGGCTTCTGCTCCGGCATCGAAAACTATTCACGCCACCTGACGTTGAGACCGGCCGGTGCGACTCCATATACTTTACTAGATTACTTCCCGGACGATTTTATGATCGTTGTTGATGAGTCACATGTTACATTGCCGCAAATACGGGGAATGTTTAATGGTGACCAGGCACGTAAACAGGTGCTGGTTGACCACGGTTTCCGCCTGCCGTCAGCGATGGATAACCGCCCGCTGACATTTGCAGAATTCGAGAAACATGTCAAACAGGCCGTGTTCGTATCGGCGACTCCAGGTCCGTATGAACTGGAGCATACTCCAGAGATGGTCCAGCAGATCATCCGCCCGACAGGATTGCTTGACCCGACAATCGATGTAAGGCCGATTGAGGGCCAAATAGATGACCTGATCGGCGAAATCCAGGAGCGGACGAAACGGAATGAGCGTGTCCTCGTAACGACGTTGACGAAAAAGATGTCCGAAGACCTGACGGATTACCTGAAGGAAATCGGTATCAAGGTCCAGTACCTGCACTCTGAGGTCAAGACGCTCGAGCGGATCGAGATCATCCGTGAGCTCCGTCTTGGGAAATATGATGTGCTTATCGGGATTAACCTTTTAAGGGAAGGGCTGGATATTCCGGAGGTATCCCTTGTTACCATTCTCGATGCTGATAAGGAAGGGTTCCTACGTTCCGAAAGGTCGCTGATCCAGACGATTGGCCGTGCGGCGAGGAATTCAAATGGTCATGTCATCATGTATGCAGACAAAATGACCGATTCGATGGAAAAGGCGATCAGCGAGACGAAGCGCCGCCGTGCCATCCAGGAAGAATATAATGAAAAGCATGGCATTACGCCGCAGACGATCCAAAAGGCTATCCGCGATGTGATCCGCGCGACGATTGCTGCTGAGGAGCAGGAAGAGTACAGCCCGGCAGAAGGCCTGAAGAAATTGACGAAGAAAGATCGCGAACAAGTGATTTTAAATATGGAAAAAGAAATGAAGGAAGCGGCAAAGGCTCTCAATTTCGAGCGGGCAGCCGAGCTGCGTGACCTCATTCTTGAGTTAAAAGCGGAAGGATGA